The Oncorhynchus masou masou isolate Uvic2021 chromosome 14, UVic_Omas_1.1, whole genome shotgun sequence region GTAGTATCAGGAGAGGTCATGTTTAGTAGTATCAGGAGAGGTCATGTTTAGTAGTATCAGGAGAGGTCATGTTTAGTAGTATCAGGAGAGGTCATGTTTAGTAGTATCAGGAGAGGTCATGTTTAGTAGTATCAGGAGTTTAGGTCATGTTTAGTAGTATCAGGAGAGGTCATGTTTAGTAGTATCAGGAGAGGTCATGTTTAGTAGTATCAGGAGAGGTCATGTTTAGTAGTATCAGGAGAGGTCATGTTTAGTAGTATCAGGAGAGGTCATGTTTAGTAGTATCAGGAGAGGTCATGTTTAGTAGTATCAGGAGAGGTCATGTTTAGTAGTATCAGGAGAGGTCATGTTTAGTAGTATCAGGAGAGGTCATGtttagtagtatcagtagtatcaggaGAGGTCATGTTTAGTAGTATCAGGAGAGGTCATGTTTAGTAGTATCAGGAGAGGTCATGTTTAGTAGTATCAGGAGAGGTCATGTTTAGTAGTATCAGGAGAGGTCATGTTTAGTAGTATCAGGAGAGGTCATGTTCAGTAGTATCAGGAGAGGTCATGTTCAGTAGTATCAGGAGAGGTCATGTTCAGTAGTATCAGGAGAGGTCATGTTCAGTAGTATCAGGAGAGGTCATGTTCACTAGTATCACAAAAGCAGCTCATTTGTCTTTGGACTTTTTAGTAGTATCCCCAGGAGAGGTCATAGGACTTCCTAATCCAAAAGCAGCTCATTTGTCTTTGGACTTTTTCCCCTTAGGACTTCCAACCCTTGGGGACTTCCAACCCTTGGGGACTTCCAACCCTTGGGGACTTCCAACCCTTGGGGACTTCCAACCCTTGGTGGAGTTCACTTCACTCTTGGTCTTCTGCAGGCGGGAGAAGATCTCTTTGAACAGGGCCTTGTACTCTGGGGTGTTCTGGCCCAGCCTCTTGTCCACCTGGTCTACCTGCCGGCTGATGCCCTCCAGGGCCTCTGGGGTGGAGGGGGTCTGGGGGCGGGGTGGGGGTGCAGCAGCCATGGCTGAGGGGCCGGGGGTGGCCATGCCACAGTCCTTCATGGAGGGGTCTCTAGAGACAGGGCGTGACGTCTGCACCCCCGCATGGCACATGCTCTCCTCATGGCGCCGGCACTTCCCCAGCAACTCCTCGTACTTCTCCAGCAGGGCGTGGTACTGCTCGTCCACTTCCCTCAGGATGGACATGCCGCGCTTGCGCACGCCGTTGGCGTGGATTGCGTAGCTGCCCTGTCGCCTGCCAGAGGTGTCGCAGGCTGAGATGGCGTTGAGCGCCGTGTCGCTGCAGCTCTTCCTCACGGGGCCTCCCTGCTGCACCCCTCCTCCTGTTCCCCCGGACTCCCccgtcccctcccctccctcctttttcccCGGTCCCTCCTCGGGTGTGTCGGTCTCGGGGGCATTGTTGAGCAGGGTCTGCTCCAGACCCTCATCCAACAGACAGACCCGGGACCTCCTCAGCTGCTGCATCTCCTGAAGCTCCGCCTCCAGCTCCTGCACTCGCAGCTGGCAGCCCTCAGCCCCCAGGAGGCGTTGTTCCATAAGCTCAAACTCCTGCAGCACAGCTGTGcactccctctctgccccctccctccggCCCCGTTCTGCCACCATGGCGGACCTCAGGGAGGAGACCACACCTTTTAGACGCTCGTTCTCCTCGTCCAGCGGCCGGCGCTCACGCTCAGACACCAGGTCCACACTGCCGGGGTTGGCCACCAGGAAGCCATCCTCATACCTGTAGAGCGATACACCACACAGAGGAGCACAAGGATACAGCAGGGAAATTTCATTCTTATGTAATCTGAACACCATTCATTCAGGTCATTTGGCAAATGTACTAAGCATATTAGCATACTTTCACATACAGTACTTTGGACTTTTGAGAGAGACTACATCGAGCATGGCTCTTTACTGTACTTTGGTGCAGTGCAGAGTTCTTTAAGGCAGGGGAAGGAGTGGACAGTCTTGCGTCGCTCCCGCTCCTCTCTGTGGTTCCTCAGCTCCTCTAGTGTACGTAGTTCCTCCACACGAGCTGTCATGGTATCCACCTGAGCCTGCAGTGTCTCCATGGTACCCGTCAACCTGtaagcgcgcgcacacacacacacacatacacaaatgaaAGTGGACTAAATCTTATTTACATCACAACATAATGTACAATACTGTACCGTGACTATGCTGAGCCTGGGTCACAAAAACAACGGTGAGACGCATTTATTTACTATGAACAGTAGGAACCATTCAAGAACTAAGCTTGTTAACTATTAAACCAAATATTTCTTAGAAATCCTTGGTATAAACACAGTGAAGAAAGAGGTCATGGTACAGTCTTACATAGAGTGAATGCTCATATTGTAGATCATAGCAGCGAGAACAACTCGGGAGAGTATTAACCCTCACCTGTCTATCTTCTGCTGCGAGGCCTTGCTCTCTATAACCAGTTTCTCATTGGTGATCTCCAGCTCTCTGGCCGTCACGTCTAGCTGCTCGTAGACTTTGGCATGCTGCTCGTTCATCTCCCTCAGCATCTCCAGCTGCTTGGACAGGTACTGCAGGGGGAATAGACATGTGAATGTAGACATGGACCTTACAGGGAGACAATCTAAAGAGCCTAAAACGGATATAAAATAACTGGACATCTATGTTACATCAGtgcagatggagaggagaggaagctgttttagactattgagatacaCCCAATGCCAGACACTGctgtaaaaaaatacaaataattaatATCAGTCACATAGATATGACAGGATTCCATGATGGTTAAGCAAAATAGCGTCACAATTTCCTAATTCCGGTCTACAGAAACAAATGTGGATCAACTTTATTCTTCTTCTTCAACTTTATTCTTCTTCTCCAGCAgctttgttgttgcctaataagGAGGCCAGTCTTTTTCTTCTAATGAGGTGGCAGATCTAGCTCAGAGTCAGAGGAGTCCGTGGGATCCTCTCTCCCACACAGCCGCACACTAagtaaacacacactctctcgctctcccactcTCATGCAGCTGCACTCTGCTCCTCTCCTATCAGAGCTCTGCAGGGTTTAATTGACTTGATGGCGTGTCAAGGAGAATGTA contains the following coding sequences:
- the LOC135554356 gene encoding cerebellar degeneration-related protein 2-like — its product is MLRAGRMEECVTEEDEPWYDQRDLEQDLHLAAELGKTLLERNKELEDSLQQMYINNEEQVQEIEYLSKQLEMLREMNEQHAKVYEQLDVTARELEITNEKLVIESKASQQKIDRLTGTMETLQAQVDTMTARVEELRTLEELRNHREERERRKTVHSFPCLKELCTAPKYEDGFLVANPGSVDLVSERERRPLDEENERLKGVVSSLRSAMVAERGRREGAERECTAVLQEFELMEQRLLGAEGCQLRVQELEAELQEMQQLRRSRVCLLDEGLEQTLLNNAPETDTPEEGPGKKEGGEGTGESGGTGGGVQQGGPVRKSCSDTALNAISACDTSGRRQGSYAIHANGVRKRGMSILREVDEQYHALLEKYEELLGKCRRHEESMCHAGVQTSRPVSRDPSMKDCGMATPGPSAMAAAPPPRPQTPSTPEALEGISRQVDQVDKRLGQNTPEYKALFKEIFSRLQKTKSEVNSTKGWKSPRVGSPQGLEVPKGWKSPRVGSPKGKKSKDK